The following are encoded together in the Lactuca sativa cultivar Salinas chromosome 1, Lsat_Salinas_v11, whole genome shotgun sequence genome:
- the LOC111882185 gene encoding probable GTP diphosphokinase RSH3, chloroplastic, translating to MAVPTIALYASPPTGVYSTPYPCQINSHTSYDFDLSSRPSSSSTATVSSSKPTVGGLSSLFSSSSSFSGGGSEELPSMRGGEDLSSSFSYAPFGSYLKRDHIHQSPVSVFQGPVSSSSTSPLRFSPERDGSLRAGSKRLFKGFVTHALSSCVEYDSRSSRVQDDFAEELTFMMDDTTLKESDPEPYAKDLLLDAQLKHKIFNDNLVIKAFYEAEKAHRGQMRASGDPYLQHCVETAVLLASIGANATVVAAGLLHDTLDDSFISYDYILQTFGAGVADLVEGVSKLSQLSKLARESNTANKTMEADRLHTMFLAMADARAVLIKLADRLHNMMTLEALPLSKKQRFAKETMEIFAPLANRLGITSWKEQLENLCFKYLNPDQHKDLSSQLLKSFNEAMVSSAEEKLKQSLQDESVSYHVLYGRHKSLYSIYCKMLKKKLAMDEIHDIHGLRLIVENEDECYKALDLVHKLWSEVPGKFKDYIKHPKCNGYQSLHTVVMGEGSVPLEVQIRTKEMHSQAEFGFAAHWRYKEGESKHSSFVVQMVEWARWVVTWQCENMSQEEYKYKPPCTFPFHSEDCPHSYKPSCGSEGPVFVIIIENDKMSVQELAANSSVKDVLNISGSRFISVKEELRPRVNHEPVRDLGCKLKMGDVVELTPRIPDKSLTEYREEIQRMYDRGLSVTNSNRWGR from the exons ATGGCGGTTCCGACTATTGCACTGTACGCAAGTCCTCCCACTGGTGTGTACTCAACTCCGTATCCATGTCAGATCAACTCACATACGTCGTACGATTTCGATCTAAGCAGCCGTCCTTCCTCTTCGTCTACGGCGACGGTTTCGTCGTCAAAACCAACCGTCGGCGGCCTTTCTTCGCTGTTTTCGTCTTCTTCAAGCTTTTCCGGTGGCGGATCTGAAGAATTGCCGTCGATGAGAGGAGGTGAAGATCTGAGCAGTTCGTTTTCGTACGCTCCGTTTGGATCGTATTTGAAACGAGATCATATCCATCAGAGTCCGGTTTCGGTGTTTCAAGGTCCGGTTTCGTCGAGCAGTACATCGCCGTTGAGGTTTTCCCCGGAAAGAGATGGTTCACTTCGTGCCGGGAGTAAGCGATTGTTTAAAGGTTTTGTTACACACGCGTTAAGCTCGTGTGTGGAGTATGATTCCCGGAGTTCTCGAGTGCAAGATGATTTCGCCGAGGAACTTACATTTATGATGGATGATACTACTCTTAAGGAATCAGATCCCGAGCCTTACGCTAAGGATTTGCTATTGGATGCACAGTTAAAACACAAGATTTTTAACGACAATCTGGTTATCAAAGCTTTCTATGAAGCTGAAAAGGCGCACAGAGGGCAG ATGCGAGCCAGTGGGGATCCTTATTTACAACATTGCGTGGAAACTGCGGTTTTGCTGGCTTCCATAGGTGCTAATGCTACTGTAGTTGCTGCAGGTCTTCTACATGACACACTTGATGATTCTTTTATAAGCTATGATTATATTCTCCAAACTTTCGGAGCTGGTGTTGCTGATCTTGTTGAAGGG GTGTCTAAGCTAAGCCAATTAAGCAAGCTTGCACGGGAAAGCAATACCGCAAATAAAACCATGGAAGCAGATCGTTTGCATACAATGTTCCTGGCAATGGCAGATGCAAGGGCAGTGCTCATAAAGTTGGCTGATAGGCTGCACAATATGATGACACTAGAAGCATTACCTTTGAGTAAGAAACAAAGATTTGCAAAGGAGACAATGGAGATATTTGCTCCTCTAGCCAACCGTTTAGGAATCACTAGCTGGAAAGAGCAGTTAGAAAATCTCTGCTTCAAGTACCTCAACCCAGATCAACACAAAGATCTCTCCTCTCAACTTTTGAAATCCTTCAATGAGGCAATGGTATCTTCTGCTGAAGAAAAACTGAAACAATCCCTTCAAGATGAATCTGTATCTTACCATGTTTTATATGGAAGGCACAAAAGCTTGTATAGCATCTACTGCAAAATGCTAAA GAAAAAGCTTGCAATGGATGAAATTCATGACATTCATGGGCTACGTCTGATTGTTGAAAATGAAGATGAGTGCTATAAAGCCTTAGATCTTGTTCACAAATTGTGGTCTGAAGTACCTGGAAAGTTCAAAGACTACATAAAACATCCAAAGTGCAACGGATATCAGTCATTACACACAGTAGTAATGGGTGAAGGTTCAGTTCCACTTGAAGTCCAAATCAGAACAAAAGAAATGCATTCACAGGCTGAATTTGGATTTGCTGCTCATTGGAGATACAAAGAAGGTGAAAGTAAACACTCTTCATTTGTAGTCCAGATGGTTGAATGGGCACGATGGGTAGTGACATGGCAATGTGAGAATATGAGCCAAGAAGAGTACAAGTATAAACCTCCATGTACTTTCCCTTTTCATTCTGAAGATTGCCCACATTCATATAAACCTTCATGTGGATCCGAGGGGCCTGTTTTTGTCATCATCATTGAGAATGATAAG ATGTCCGTGCAAGAGTTGGCAGCAAATTCAAGTGTGAAGGATGTTCTGAACATAAGTGGGTCTAGGTTTATTTCTGTGAAGGAGGAGTTGAGGCCAAGGGTGAACCATGAGCCAGTGAGGGATCTTGGTTGTAAGCTGAAAATGGGGGATGTGGTGGAGCTGACACCAAGGATTCCAGACAAGTCATTGACGGAGTACAGGGAGGAGATTCAGAGGATGTATGACAGGGGTCTCTCTGTAACAAACTCCAACAGGTGGGGAAGATGA